In the Streptomyces sp. 3214.6 genome, GGTCCCCTCGGGCGCCTGGGCGGACGCCGTCTCACGTCGGCTGCTGCTGTGGCTCGGCCCGCTGCTGGGCGGGGCCGGCTTCGCGCTGTGGGTGCTGTTCCCGTCGTACTGGGCCTTCGCGGCCGGCTTCGTGCTGTGGGGCGCGCGCGGCGCCCTGGGCTCCGGGGCGCTGGAGGCGCTGGTGTACGAGGAACTGGACCGGGCCGGCGCGGCGGACCGGTACGCCCGGGTCATGGGCCGTGCGCACGCGGTGGGTCAGGCGGCCGTCATGGCGGCCATGGGCCTGGCCGGGCCGGTCTTCGCGCTCGGCGGCTATCCGGCCGTCGGCGCGGCGAGCGTGCTGGCCTGTCTGCTCTGCGCCGCGACCGCGACCCGCTTTCCCGAGCACCGGTCCCCGGACGCCGAGGCCGACGAGGGTCTCGCCGCCACGCTGCGCGACGGACTCGTCGGCGCCCGCCGGGACCGCGGCGTCCTCGGCGCCCTGCTGCTGGTCCCGGCCGTCACGGCGGTGTGGAGCGCGCTCGACGAGTACACCTCGCTGCTGGTCAGGGAGACCGGCGTACCCGACGCCGCCGTCCCCTATCTGCTCGTCGTGATCTGGGCCGGCGTCACGGCCGGCAGCCTGCTCTCCGGGAGGGCCGAGCGCCTCGACGGCAGCGGCCTCGCCGTGCTCCTCGCCGGCGCCGCGCTCGCCCTGGCGGCCGGCGCGCTGACGGGGAAGCCGGCCGGCATCGTCCTCGTTGCCCTCGCCTTCGGCGGCTTCCAGCTCGCGACCGTCCTGGCCGACGTCCGGCTCCAGCAGCGCATCGACGGCGCCGGCCGGGCCACCGTGACGTCTGTCGCGGGCCTCGGCACGGAACTGCTGACCATCGGCGTCTACGGCGCGTACGGCGCCCTCGGGTCGGCCTTCTCCCACGGCGCCGTGTTCGCGCTGTGCGCCGTGCCGTACCTGGTGACGGCGCTGATCGTGGCCGTGGGACGGCGGAAGTGAGGACACGCAACGAATCGCCGCCCGAGCCCCGACGCACGCAACGAACCGCTCACCGGCACGCAACGGCTCCTTCTTGTCCGGCCCGCGCGGCCGACCGTACCGTCTATCTGGCCCCTCGAAGGGCCGCCCGAACGGCCCTTGAACGGCCCCCTGAACCCCTTGTACCGGTGAGGATCACGCATGCGCACCGCCCTGCTCCAGAGCTCCGGCCGCCCCGGCTCCGTCGTCGAGAACCTCAAGGTCCTCGACGAGGCCGCGGGCCGGGCCGCCGCCGCGGGCGCCGGGCTGCTGGTCGCGCCGGAGCTGTTCCTGACCGGCTACGCGATCGGCGACGACATCGCCCGCCTCGCCGAACCCGCCGACGGGGACTCCGCGGACGCCGTCGCCGAGCTCGCCGCCCGGCACGGGCTCGCGATCGCGTACGGCTACCCGGAGCGCGACGGCGAGACGGTGTACAACGCGGCCCAGCTCGTCTCCGCCGACGGCGCCCGGCTCGCCGGCTACCGCAAGACCCACCTCTTCGGCTGCTTCGAGCACGAGCACTTCACGCCCGGCGACCGGCCGGTGGTCCAGGCCGAGCTGAACGGCCTCACCATCGGCCTCATGATCTGCTACGACGTCGAGTTCCCGGAGAACGTCCGTGCCCACGCCCTCGCCGGCACCGACCTCCTCGTCGTGCCGACCGCGCAGATGCACCCCTTCCAGTTCGTCGCCGAGTCGATGATCCCGGTGCGCGCCTTCGAGAACCAGATGTACGTCGCCTACGTCAACCGGGTCGGCCGGGAAGGGGAGTTCGAGTTCGTCGGGCTCTCCACCCTCGCCGGCCCCGACGGGGTCGCCCGGGCCCGCGCAGGACGCGGCGAGGAACTGCTGTTCGCCGACGCCGACCCGGTCGCCCTCGCCGCCTCCCGCGAGGCGAACCCGTATCTGAAGGACCGCCGCCCCGGCCTCTACGGGTCCCTGGTCTGACGCCCTCCCCCTCATTTCCCGTGCTAGGAGTCCGTACCCCATGACGTCCACCGTGCCCAACGCCGTCGAGCACGCAGACGAGCAGCAGTCGCCGATCACCATGTTCGGCCCGGACTTCCCGTACGCGTACGACGACTTCCTCGCCCATCCGGCGGGGCTCGGCCAGATCCCCGCGACCGAGCACGGCGCCGAGGTCGCCGTCATCGGCGGCGGACTGTCGGGCATCGTGGCCGCGTACGAGCTGATGAAGATGGGCCTGAAGCCGGTCGTCTACGAGGCCGACCGGATCGGCGGGCGACTGCGCACGGTGGGCTTCGACGGCTGCGACCCTTCCCTCACCGCGGAGATGGGCGCGATGCGCTTCCCGCCGTCCTCCACGGCCCTGCAGCACTACATCGACCTGGTGGGCCTGCGGACCCGGCCCTTCCCCAACCCCCTCGCCGAGGCGACCCCTTCGACCGTCGTCGACCTCAAGGGCGAGTCGCACTACGCCGAGACCGCCGAGGATCTCCCGCAGGTCTACCGCGATGTCGCCGCCGCCTGGAACAAGTGCCTGCAGGACGGCGCCGACTTCTCCGACATGAACCGCGCCCTGCGGGAGCGGGACGTGCCGCGCATCCGCGAGATCTGGGCGAGGCTCGTCGAGAAGCTCGACAACCAGACCTTCTACGGCTTCCTCTGCGACTCCGAGGCCTTCAGGTCCTTCCGCCACCGCGAGATCTTCGGCCAGGTCGGCTTCGGCACCGGCGGCTGGGACACCGACTTCCCGAACTCCATCCTGGAGATCCTGCGCGTCGTCTACACCGAGGCCGACGACCATCACCGGGGCATCGTCGGCGGCTCCCAGCAGTTGCCGCTGCGGCTCTGGGAACGCGAGCCGGAGAAGATCGTCCACTGGCCGTACGGGACCTCGCTCGCGGGCCTGCACGAGGGCGGCGAGCCCCGCCCGGCCGTCACCCGGCTGCACCGCACCGCCGGCAACCGGATCACCGTGACGGACGCGCACGGCGACATCCGCACCTACCGGGCGGCGATCTTCACCGCCCAGTCCTGGATGCTGCTGTCGAAGATCGCCTGCGACGACTCGCTCTTCCCGATCGACCACTGGACCGCCATCGAGCGCACCCACTACATGGAGTCCAGCAAGCTGTTCGTGCCCGTCGACAGGCCGTTCTGGCTGGACAAGGACGAGCAGACCGGCCGTGACGTGATGTCGATGACCCTCACCGACCGCATGACGCGCGGAACGTACCTGCTCGACGACGGCCCCGACAAACCCGCCGTCATCTGCCTCTCCTACACCTGGTGCGACGACAGCCTGAAGTGGCTGCCGCTGTCCGCGAACGAGCGGATGGAGGTCATGCTGAAGTCGCTCGGCGAGATCTACCCGAAGGTCGACATCAGGAAGCACATCATCGGCAGTCCGGTGACCGTCTCCTGGGAGAACGAGCCCTACTTCATGGGCGCGTTCAAGGCCAACCTGCCCGGCCACTACCGCTACCAGCGGCGCCTGTTCACGCACTTCATGCAGGACCGGCTGCCCGAGGACAAGCGGGGCGTCTTCCTCGCCGGCGACGACATCTCCTGGACGGCCGGCTGGGCCGAGGGCGCCGTCCAGACCGCGCTGAACGCGGTCTGGGGCGTCATGCACCACTTCGGCGGGGCGACCGACGCGAGCAACCCGGGCCCGGGCGACGTGTACGACGAGATCGCGCCGGTGGAACTCCCGGAGGACTGAGACCTCGCCGTACGAGGTCTCACAGCGGGGTGAGCATCATGCGGCCCGCGAAGCCGACGGCGGTGTCGAGCCGCCCGGTGAACTCCTCGGCCACGTCGGGGAGTCGGCGCAGCGCCCACAGCGCCCGGGCCGCCGTCCAGGTGGCGTCCCGGGCGCGTTCCAGGCTCCAGGAGCCGAGCAGGTGGGTGAGGGGGTCGGCGATCTGCAAGAGGTCGGGGCCCGGCATCAGCTCCTCACGGATGCGTTCCTCCAGGGAGACGAGAAGATCGCCCACGCGGTCGAACTCGTCCTCCAGCTCGGCCGGTTCGCAGCCGAGGCTACGACAGGCGTCCACGACGGCGAGTGCGAGGTCGTGCCCGATGTGCGCGTTGATGCCCGCGAGCGCGAACTGCAGGGGGCGTACGCCGGGATGGCGGCGGAACTGCAGCAGCGGACGCCAGCAGGCCGGTGGATGCGGGAAGGCCGGTGGAGGCGGGAAGACCGGTGGGCGCCGGTCGACCGGCGCGGGTTCCACTGCGCTCAGGTAGCGCTCCGCGAACCGTACGTCCAGTGTGGCGGCGGACCGCGCGTCCGGGAAGCGGCCGGTGTCGATGCGCCGGTCCACCTCCTGGGTCACCGCGAGGTAGACGCGGTTGAAGACCGCGATCCCGTCCCAGGCAGGCAGGGCGGCGTCGAGGGCACGCATCCGGTCGAGCACGTCGTCGACGCTCGTGTCGATCGTGTCCACGCGCGGCTCGACGTCTGTCCCGACGGGAGCGGTGAACTGTTCCAAGTGCGGCATGGGGGCAGGGTCGCAGTCCTGGGCGGCCCCGCGGGTCGGCGGGCCCGACGCTTCCCCGGAACGGGGGAACGAGACGTGCGGGTGAGCGACCGCTTAGTCAGCCCGTAGGATGGGGAGCGTCGTCTCATACCTGCACAGGAGTCCCATCCGTGACCGCCGAAGCCCCGATCGCCCCCGCCCTGTCCTACGGCCGGCTGATCCCCGTCACCGTCCACTTCGACGACCTGGACGCGCTCGGCATGCTGCACAACGCCCGCTACCCGCTGCTCGTCGAGCGAGCCTGGACGGAGTTCTGGCAGGCCAACGGCGTGCGCTTCGACGGCGACTGGGCGAGCGCCGGGGACGCCTGCAACGTGGTGAGGGAACTGCTGATCGGCTACGAGGCCCCGGTCACCCGCACCGGCGCCTACGCCGTCCACCTCTGGCTGGAGCGGCTGGGCGCCACGAGCCTGACCTACGGCTTCCGGCTCTGCTCGGCGGACGGCGCCACGACCTACGCGCGGGGCACCCGCGTCCTGGTGCGCCTGGACGCGAGCACCCTGCGCCCCACGCCGTGGAGCGACGCCTTCAGGGCCGCGGGCCGGGCACTGCTGCGGCCTGCGCACTGACCTTCGCGCCTGTCCGCCCGTCGCCGCCCCGCAGCACCGGCGCGAACACCGCGAGCCCGCACGACAGCGCCGTCACCACACCGAACGACACCATCAGGCTGGTCGCCTGCGCCACCCCGCCGATCAGACTCGGGGCGATCAGCCCGGAGGTGTACGTGATCGTCGCGACGCCCGCGATGGCCTGGCTGGGGTTCGGCCCGCTGTGACCGGCCGCGGCGAAGCACAGCGGTACGACGACCGCGATGCCCAGCCCCATCAGCCCGAACCCGCCCATCGCCACCGCCGGGTGCCCCGCGACGACGATCAACAGCCCGCCCAGCGCGGCGAGGACGCCGCCCGCCCGGACGGTGCGCACCGCGCCGAACCGGTTCACCAGCGCGTCGCCCGCGATCCGGGCCACCGCCATCGTGAACATGAAGCCGGTCGTGCAGGCCGCCGCGACCCCGGCCGACGAGTCGAGCTCGTCGCGCAGGTACACGGCCGACCAGTCCAGGCTCGCGCCCTCTGCGAACACCGCGCAGAACCCGACCGCGCCGATCAGCAGCGCCGAGCGGGGCGGCAGCGCGAACCGCGGGGGCGGCTCCTCGTCCTCGGTGGGCCGCAGGTCCAGCACCCAGCGGCAGAACAGCAGGCCGAGGACGGTCAGCACGGCCGCCGCCAGCAGGTGGTGCAGGCGGGCGTCCGACCCCAGGTGTGCGGCGAGCGTCCCGCCCGCCGAGCCGATCAGGGCGCCCGCGCTCCACATGCCGTGCAGTCCCGACATGATCGACCTGCCCAGCAGCCGTTCCACCTCCACGCCGAGCGCGTTCATCGCGACGTCGGCCATGCCGGAGGTCGCGCCGTAGACGAACATCGCCAGGCAGAGCGTGAGCAGGTTCGGCGCGAGGGAGGGCAGCGTCAGCGCCAGCGTCCACAGCGCGAGCAGTCCGCGCAGGGCCGTACGGCTGCCGAAACGGTGGGTGACCGAGCCGGCCAGCGGCATCGCGCAGGCCGCCCCGAACGCCGTGAAGGCGAGCGCGAACCCGAGCTGGCCGGTGGACACACCGGCGTGGTCCTGGATCCACGGCACGCGGGTGGCGAACGAACCGGTGACCGCGCCGTGCACGGTGAACACGGCCGCCACGGCGTACCGGGCGCGCCGCACCTCAGCCGGTGCGTGGATCACTTCGGCCACTCCGCTCATTCTTCCGCCTCCAGCCTTCGCGCCGCGCCGTCGCGATGCCGACGTAAACTATCAGGAACCCTGCCTGATAAATAGAGGGCGCTACGACGGCCGCCTGGAGCCCTCGACCGCCGTGGGAGGATTCCCGCCATGCCCGCATCCCCGAGCACCGCCCGGGCCATCAACGACCGGCTCGCCCTGCGGCTGCTGCAACACGAAGGCCCGTTGACGGCAGGGCAGTTGAAGCAGCTCACCGGCCTGTCCCGGCCCACGGTCGCCGACCTCGTCGAACGCCTCGCCGTCGCCGGTCTGATCGACGTCGTCGGAGAGGCGGGCGAGCAGCGCCGCGGACCCAACGCCCGGCTCTACGGCATCGTCGCCGACCGCGCCCACCTGGCCGCGCTGGACGTGCGCACGGACGGCGTCGCCGTGCTGGTGTCGGACCTGGTCGGCCGGGTGCTCGCCGAGGCATCCGTGCCGATCGGCGGCGACACGGGCACCGGGACGGCCGTGGAACAGGCGGTCACGCTGGTGGAGCGGACGGCGAAGGAGGCAGGGGTCGACCGGCTGCACAGCCTCGGCATCGGCGCGCCCGGCCTGATCGACCCGGCCTGCGGCGAACTGCGCGACTCCGGCGGGCTGCCCGAGTGGCACCGCCGCCTGGTGGCCGCCCTGCAGGAACGGTTCCCGCTCGCCCACGCACACGTCGAGAACGAGACCAACCTCGCCGCACTGGCGGAACAGCGCGAGGGCGCCGCCCGGGACCGCGACACCTTCGTCCTGCTGTGGCTCGGCCACGGCATCGGCGCGGCCGTCGTCCTGGACGGCGCCCTGCGCCGCGGAGCCTCCGGCGGCACCGGCGAGATCGGCTTCCTGCCCGTCCCGGGCACCGGCGGCCTGCCCTCGGCGACGGACTGCGAGGGCGGCTTCCACTCCCTGGCCGGCTCGGCGGCGATCGCCGCACTGGCGGGGGAGCACGGCCTGACGGCGGCGGCCGCGCACCCCGCCGAACCGGTGGCGGCGGCACTGGTCCGGCAGGCGGTGCAGCCGGCTCCCGGCGCCGCCGCCGACCGCTTCCTCGACGCCCTCGCCGACCGGCTCACCCTCGGCGTCGCCTCCGTCGTCGCCGTCCTCGACCCCGGCTGTGTGGTCCTCGGCGGCGAGGTCGGACAGGCCGGCGGTGAGGCGCTCGCCGACCGGGTGGCCCAACGCCTCCGCCGCATGGCCCCGCTCCCCACGGAGGTCCGCCCCAGCACCCTCGGCGGCGCCGCAGTCCTGCGCGGCGCCCTGCTCACGGCCCGAGAGTCGGCCCAGGAGGAACTCTTCGGGGCGCGATAGCCCCGGAGGGAACTTCTCCGGCCGGAGGCTCTCGGGCCGGCGCGCCGCCGGGCCGCAGAGATTCGGGGCACGGTGTTGCGGGGGTCGGAGCAGTTGGGAGTGCGGTGGCGCGTGGACCGCAGGTTTCGGGGTGGGGTGATGGTGGGGTCGGGGTGGGTCAGTGGGGGGTGTGGGTTGTGAGGTAGTTCTCGAACGTGCCCTTTCCCACCGCCCGTTCCGGGGCCAGGTGGCCTCCGGTGCGGAAGCCCCGATAGGCCGCGCCCCACGGCCCGGCCCCGCCCCTGCGCAGGTCGACGGCGTACGGCTCGGAGCGCCGGCTCAGCACCCGCACCTCGTGTCCGTCCGCCCGCAGCCGCGCGGTGACGAGCCGGCCGAGGGTTCCACTGCCACCGGTCACCAGGATCGTGCTCATGCTGTTCAGTCCCTTCGGACACCGGACGCTCCCGGTCGGAACGCCCTTCGGCAGCTGAGACCGAACAGCCCCCGCGGAATGTGACAGCCGCTGCTACACCCGCCCGACCTGACGCTCCACAAAGTCCAGCTTCTCCGGATTCATCACGACCTGAACCCCCGCGATCTCCCCGCCGAGACACTCGAACCCGAGCGCGGCCGTCAGCTCGCCGCCGTCCCGGACGAGCAGGCCCGGCGCGCCGTTGAGCTCGACGGTCGTGAACGTGGGACGGGTCGTGAAGTTCCGGAGCAAGCCGGCCAGGAAGCGCAGCACCTTCTCGCGTCCCAGGATCGGCCGCCGGGCCGTGGTGACCCGGCCGCCGCCATCGCTCCACCAGGTGACGTCGGCCGCGAGCAGCCGCTCCAGCGCGGCGAGTTCGCCGTCCCGGGGGGCTGTGACGACTCGTGCGCCGAGCCCAGCATCCGGTAGGCCAGCCCGAACAGCCGGGGGCGGTGGGCCTCGAACTCGTCGGCGCTCGCGGTCGTCATGGGATCACCCTGTCAGAGCCGCGACCGACCGGCCCGAGGAGACCCGGCGGCGGGCAAGGGCCGTCGTCACCGCCACCGGGCCGCACTTCGCAAACCCTAGAAAGGACTAGACCAGTACGTCAATGGGTGGGAGCTGTCCGGGATCGGCCCCGGCCCGAACCGGGCCTGACGGCCTGTGAGCCACCCCACACCCTTCACCTGTATGGACGCCTGCCGGCCGTGGCACACTGGCCGTGTACCTAAAGCAGCGCACTCCGGGGTCGGTGAAAGTCCGAACCGGCGGTTACAGTCCGCGACCCGGTCGCTTCCAGCGGCCGGTTGACCAGGTGAAATTCCTGGACCGACGGTTAAAGTCCGGATGGGAGGCAGTGCGCGGCGGGCGGGCATTCGTGCGCGCCGCCGTATATGTACTCGTCCACGGACGAGTCTGTCCGGCGTCGCCCCCGGTGCCGTCGCCCGTACAAGCTGTCGTCATCGACAGGCCCCGGAGTCCGTGCCCGAAGAGGCAGGAGGACCCGGGAAGTGTTCACCGGAATCGTCGAAGAGCTGGGTGAGGTCACCGCCGTCGAGAATCTCGGCGACGCCTCCCGCTTCCGGCTGCGCGGCCCCGTCGTGACCGACGGCGCGAGGCACGGCGACTCCATCGCTGTGAACGGGGTCTGTCTCACCGTCGTCGAGCACGAGGGCGACGAGTTCACCGCCGACGTCATGGCGGAGACCCTGAACCGCTCCAGCCTTGGCGCCCTCGGCGTCGGCTCCCGCGTCAACCTCGAACGCCCCACCGCCGTCGGCGCCCGCCTCGGCGGGCACATCGTGCAGGGCCATGTCGACGGCACCGGCGCCGTGTTGGAGCGCAAGCCCTCCGAGAACTGGGAGATCATCAAGATCTCCCTCCCCGCCGACCTCACCCGGTACGTGGTGGAGAAGGGTTCCATCACCGTCGACGGCATCAGCCTCACGGTCGTGGACGCCGGACTCGACCACTTCACCGTCAGCCTCATCCCCACCACCCTCGCCCTGACCACGCTCGGCCTCAAGCAGCCCGGCGACCCGGTCAACCTCGAGGTGGACATCGTCGCCAAGTACGTCGAGCGGCTGCTGACCACCACTCAGGGGGCTGCCGCTCAGGGAGCATCCCCTCAGGGAGCGGCGCAGTGAACTCGCTGAACTCCGAGGCCTTCGTCATGTTCGACCAGCACATCCTCTGGTCGGACATGATCGGCAACATTCTCGGCCTGATCACCCTCGCCCTGGGCTGGCGGCGCTCCCTGTGGACCTGGCCGGTGCAGTTCCTCTCCGGCCTCGTCCTCTTCGGCGCCTTCTACGGCCACCTGACCGGCAGCGCGGGCAAGCAGGTCGTCGTCATGGCCGTCGCCCTGTACGGCTGGTGGCAGTGGAACCGGAGCAAGGGCCGGTCCGCGGACGGCGCCATCACCCCGCGCTTCGCCACCTGGCCCGAGCGCGCGGCCATGGTCGGCGCCGCCGCCCTCGGCACGGTCGCCGTCGCCCTGCTCTTCAAGGCCTACCCGTCCCTGTCCTGGGACCCCTGGCCGGACGCCTACATCTTCGTCGGCACCATCGTCGCCATGTACGCCCAGGCGCGCGGCATGGTCGAGTTCTGGATCGCCTGGCTCCTCGTCGACGTCGTCGGCGTCCCCCTGAACTTCGCCAACGGCTACGCCTTCTCCGGCTTCGTGTACGTCATCTACGGCGCGCTGGTCCTGTGGGGCATGCGCGACTGGTGGCTGCGCTCCCGCAAGGCTTCGCAAACCGCTCTGGAAGGAGCGCCGGCATGAGTACGGCACCGATCCTCTACAGCACGGACGGCATCGAAGACTTCTCCCTCGACCCCGTCGAGCAGGCCATCGCCGACATCGCGGCCGGCCGCCCCGTCGTGGTCGTCGACGACGAGGACCGCGAGAACGAGGGCGACCTCGTCGTCGCCGCCGAGAAGGCCACCCCCGAGATCGTCGCCTTCATGATGAGCGAGTGCCGCGGCCTGATCTGCGCCCCCATGGAGAGCGACGAGCTGGAGCGCCTGAACCTCCCGCAGATGGTCGAGGACAACACCGAGTCGATGAAGACCGCGTTCACGGTCTCCGTCGACGCGAGCGCCGCCCACGGCGTCACCACCGGCATCTCCGCCGCGGACCGAGCCACCACCCTCCAACTGCTGGCGAGCGGTCAGGCGCAGGCCACCGACTTCGTCCGCCCCGGACACGTGTTCCCCCTGCGGGCCAAGCCCGGCGGCGTCCTGACCCGCAACGGCCACACCGAGGCCGCCGTCGACCTCGCCCGCCTCGCGGGGCTGCGCCCGGCCGGCGCGATCGTCGAGATCGCCGGCGAGGACGGCAGGATGCTCCGGCTGCCCGAACTGATCCCGTTCGCCCGCAAGCACGGCCTGACGATCATCTCCATCGAGGACCTGATCGCCTACCGCCGCGGCTCAGAGCCCACCGTCCGGCGTGAGGCCGAGACCCGGCTGCCCACCGTCCACGGCGCCTTCACCGCGTACGGCTACCGCTCCACCGTCGACGGCGTCGAGCATGTCGCCCTCGTCCACGGCGACCTCGGCGACGGCCGTGACGTCCTGGTCCGCGTCCACTCCGAGTGCCTCACCGGCGACGTCTTCGCCTCCCTGCGCTGCGACTGCGGCCCCCAGCTCGACGCGTCCCTGGAGCGCATCCAGAGCGAGGGCCGGGGCGTGGTGGTCTATCTGCGCGGACACGAGGGCCGCGGCATCGGCCTGCTGTCCAAGCTGCGGGCGTACGAGCTCCAGGAACAGGGCCACGACACCCTCGACGCCAACCTGGAGCTGGGCCTGCCCGCCGACGCCCGCGACTACGGGGCCGGCGCACAGATCCTCGAGGACCTCGGCGTGCACAGCGTGCGCCTGATGACCAACAACCCCGAGAAGACCGACGCGCTCGTCCGGCACGGTATCGAGGTGACCAGGCGCGAGCCGATGCCCGTCCAGGCGGGCGAGCACAACATCCGCTACCTGCGCACCAAGCGGGACCGGATGGGACACGACCTGCCCTGGCTGGAGACGGCCCCCGTGTCCCCCTGCGGCAACCAGTAGCACCAGCAGAAGCAGCACAGCCGGTAGCACCAGCAGACCGGTAAGAACAGCACTGAGGAGAGACGTGAGCGGCAAGGGCGCACCGGAACTGTCCGTACGCAATGTGGGTGACTTTCGGGTCGCCGTCATCGCGGCACAGTGGCACGAGAAGGTGATGGACGGTCTGGTCGACGGTGCCCTGCGCGCCCTGCACGACCTGGGCATCGACGAGCCGACCCTGCTGCGGGTCCCCGGCAGCTGGGAGCTCCCCGTCGTCGCCAAGGTGCTGGCCGGGCGGGGCTACGACGCGATCGTCGCCCTCGGCGTCGTCATCCGCGGCGGCACCCCGCACTTCGAGTACGTGTGCCAGGGAGTCACCCAGGGTCTCACCCAGGTCTCCGTCGAGACCGGCGTCCCCATCGGCTTGGGCGTCCTCACCTGCGACACCGAGGAGCAGGCCCTGGACCGGGCCGGCATCGAGGGCTCCCACGAGGACAAGGGCCACGAGGCGGTGACCGCGGCGGTGGCGACCGCGGCCACCCTCCGCTCAGTATCTGAACCCTGGCGGTAGGCCCACCGGCGATACGGCTAGGGTGGGCAGCACCATGTCCAAGAAGACGTTCGAGGAGCTCTTCGCCGAGCTCCAGCAGAAGGCCGCCAACGGCGACCCCACCACTTCCCGCACCGCCGAACTGGTCGGGAAGGGCGTCCATGCCATCGGCAAGAAGGTCGTCGAAGAGGCCGCCGAGGTCTGGATGGCGGCCGAGTACGAGGGCAAGGAGGCAGCCGCCGAGGAGATCTCGCAGCTGCTCTACCACGT is a window encoding:
- a CDS encoding bifunctional 3,4-dihydroxy-2-butanone-4-phosphate synthase/GTP cyclohydrolase II codes for the protein MSTAPILYSTDGIEDFSLDPVEQAIADIAAGRPVVVVDDEDRENEGDLVVAAEKATPEIVAFMMSECRGLICAPMESDELERLNLPQMVEDNTESMKTAFTVSVDASAAHGVTTGISAADRATTLQLLASGQAQATDFVRPGHVFPLRAKPGGVLTRNGHTEAAVDLARLAGLRPAGAIVEIAGEDGRMLRLPELIPFARKHGLTIISIEDLIAYRRGSEPTVRREAETRLPTVHGAFTAYGYRSTVDGVEHVALVHGDLGDGRDVLVRVHSECLTGDVFASLRCDCGPQLDASLERIQSEGRGVVVYLRGHEGRGIGLLSKLRAYELQEQGHDTLDANLELGLPADARDYGAGAQILEDLGVHSVRLMTNNPEKTDALVRHGIEVTRREPMPVQAGEHNIRYLRTKRDRMGHDLPWLETAPVSPCGNQ
- the ribH gene encoding 6,7-dimethyl-8-ribityllumazine synthase; translated protein: MSGKGAPELSVRNVGDFRVAVIAAQWHEKVMDGLVDGALRALHDLGIDEPTLLRVPGSWELPVVAKVLAGRGYDAIVALGVVIRGGTPHFEYVCQGVTQGLTQVSVETGVPIGLGVLTCDTEEQALDRAGIEGSHEDKGHEAVTAAVATAATLRSVSEPWR
- a CDS encoding phosphoribosyl-ATP diphosphatase, which translates into the protein MSKKTFEELFAELQQKAANGDPTTSRTAELVGKGVHAIGKKVVEEAAEVWMAAEYEGKEAAAEEISQLLYHVQVMMVARGISLDDVYAHL